The following coding sequences lie in one Mycobacterium gordonae genomic window:
- a CDS encoding PE family protein — protein MSFVCAAPEMVATAASDLAGIAGRLGDATIAAASPTANLLAAGADEVSVSIAQLFQAHALQYQWVSARAAAFHAQFVQVLDSAGAAYAAAEYANVSPLQPLLDLLNAPSQALLGRPLIGDGADATAPGQSGGAGGLLYGNGGRGYTSTTAGVAGTAGGSAGLIGNGGAGGGGGTDSAGGNGGAGGWLYGVGGAGGDGGAATTPSGVGGFGGAGGNAGLFGIGGAGGSGGAGANGAAGVNPLFNQTAKLPTGEAGIDSFFDGGAGGAGPNGTEQGMGGGDGGGGGQGDNGGRGGDGGAGGPNAAGGNGGLGGRAAPAGFGDAFYGGDGGTGGAGGVGGPGGIGGNGGFGRGLYSAAEVHGGNGGDGGVGGAGAVGGHGGNGGAVRAVVAAFGGDGGDGGDGGVGVAGGAGGAGGAGGAGGRGGWLFGAGGAGGHGGVGADGGVGADGGPGGIAGNGGVAVSGTTRVDGIGGDGGDGGAGGAGGVGGNGGNGGAGGAGGLFGQAGIHGVGGTGGHGALSGVGGAGGEAGTGSVNGNPGSTGLTPGKSADGHDGLSA, from the coding sequence ATGTCATTCGTGTGTGCGGCACCTGAAATGGTGGCGACTGCGGCGTCGGACCTGGCAGGCATCGCCGGGCGGCTCGGCGACGCCACGATCGCCGCGGCGTCGCCGACGGCCAACCTGCTTGCTGCCGGCGCCGACGAGGTGTCGGTCTCCATCGCGCAGCTCTTCCAGGCTCACGCGCTGCAGTACCAGTGGGTGAGCGCCCGCGCTGCGGCGTTTCACGCCCAGTTCGTTCAGGTGCTGGACTCGGCCGGTGCTGCCTATGCCGCCGCTGAGTACGCGAACGTCTCCCCGCTGCAGCCGCTGCTCGACCTACTCAACGCGCCGTCGCAGGCGCTGTTGGGACGACCACTGATCGGCGACGGCGCCGATGCCACGGCGCCCGGCCAGTCGGGCGGTGCCGGAGGACTGCTGTACGGCAACGGCGGTCGCGGCTACACCAGCACCACCGCCGGCGTGGCGGGCACCGCGGGCGGCTCCGCTGGTCTGATCGGCAATGGCGGTGCCGGAGGCGGGGGCGGCACCGATTCCGCGGGCGGCAATGGCGGTGCCGGTGGGTGGCTGTACGGAGTGGGTGGGGCCGGCGGGGACGGCGGCGCGGCGACCACGCCGAGCGGTGTCGGCGGGTTCGGCGGCGCCGGCGGCAACGCCGGCCTGTTCGGCATCGGCGGAGCCGGCGGCTCCGGTGGGGCCGGCGCCAATGGGGCAGCCGGTGTCAATCCGTTGTTCAACCAGACCGCCAAGCTGCCGACCGGCGAGGCCGGAATCGACAGTTTCTTCGATGGCGGTGCGGGAGGGGCCGGGCCTAATGGAACTGAGCAGGGGATGGGCGGTGGTGACGGGGGCGGAGGGGGTCAAGGCGATAACGGCGGCCGCGGGGGTGATGGTGGTGCCGGCGGCCCTAACGCCGCTGGTGGCAATGGCGGCCTCGGCGGCAGAGCAGCCCCCGCCGGTTTTGGTGATGCGTTTTACGGTGGCGATGGTGGTACCGGGGGCGCTGGAGGTGTCGGCGGACCCGGCGGTATTGGCGGCAATGGTGGTTTTGGCAGGGGCCTCTATTCTGCCGCCGAGGTTCATGGCGGCAACGGGGGCGACGGCGGTGTGGGCGGTGCCGGGGCGGTAGGCGGGCACGGCGGTAATGGCGGAGCAGTGAGAGCTGTTGTCGCTGCCTTCGGCGGAGATGGCGGTGACGGTGGTGATGGCGGTGTCGGGGTAGCCGGCGGTGCCGGCGGTGCCGGTGGCGCCGGTGGCGCCGGTGGCCGCGGCGGTTGGCTGTTCGGAGCCGGTGGTGCCGGTGGCCATGGTGGTGTCGGGGCTGACGGCGGTGTCGGCGCAGACGGCGGACCCGGCGGTATTGCCGGCAATGGCGGTGTGGCGGTTAGCGGAACAACTCGCGTCGATGGCATCGGCGGAGACGGCGGAGACGGAGGCGCCGGCGGGGCCGGTGGTGTCGGCGGCAACGGCGGTAACGGCGGCGCGGGCGGCGCGGGCGGCCTGTTCGGTCAGGCCGGCATCCACGGTGTCGGAGGTACCGGTGGCCACGGTGCGCTCAGCGGCGTAGGTGGCGCCGGTGGCGAGGCGGGCACCGGCAGCGTCAACGGCAACCCGGGCAGCACTGGCTTGACGCCCGGAAAGTCGGCCGACGGCCACGACGGACTCTCCGCCTGA
- a CDS encoding PE family protein — protein MSYVIATPEALAMAAAEVAGIGSSIGAANHAAFGPTATILAAAGDEVSAAVASLFSNHARQYHAFSTQAAAFHAEFVRALSAAGAAYSAAEAVNANPLQALIDQVLAVINTPTNVVLGRPLIGDGTNGAPGTGRAGGAGGILWGNGGTGGSGAPGQAGGPGGNAGLLGTGGTGGIGGVGGGAGGTGGAGGWLWGNGGTGGSGGIGLAGGTGGTGGTGGSALLFGNGGIGGFGGGGAAGEVGSTGTPGTATSAGGTGGLGGNGGVGGNGGAGGNGGALFGTGGAGGQGGHGGVGGAGGTGGAGWDASGAGGGVNGGTGGDSGPAGHGGNGGIGGGGGRGSALFGVAGLTGNGGDGGAGGNAGAPGNGGAGGNGDAVNPSGGMGGTGGNPGGVGTGGIGGAGLTSGATAADGVIVPDNGGTGGAGGNGWTATGLGNGGDGGFGGKGGQYGSGGAGGAGGNAGAGGGSGGRGGNGGDAGVMAGNGGTGGDGGAGAGSGDGGAGGWGGDAQNIGTASVAGGSGGAGGAGGATGNGGDGGFGGDAYITNNDSASTAVGGDGGAGGDGAHGGRGGDGGVTYTSGTGNLHPGDGGRGGIGYTTGGGDGGNGGVADVNNSASTVTVIGGTGGDGGQGIDNGGSGSGRGGTGGTAAIDDPNSHATAIGGSGGKGGAALGGIGGLGGAGGLAFNNGLGTAHGGAAGDGGVGTTVGGFGGRGGQAMSGGTGSVTGGIGGHGGNGGATGAGGVGGDGGDATIFNVDSTATATSGDGGDGGDGALGGGGGNAGFTYTAGIGEVAPGRGGDGGNGSLGIGGSGGYGGSVTADNPAYTHDVIGGSGGDGGKGVNNFGSARGGHGGDVYINGTTATAAAVGGTGGMGGTATGATGIGGTGGAGGDATHHGVGETYGGTAGFGGTGALGGTGGQGGTAHSFQSAKATGGHGGSGGDSFGAGFTGGNGGKGGDAFSDGVAAGGIGGVPGLGPDGPGLPGADGSTGPG, from the coding sequence ATGTCATACGTCATCGCAACACCGGAGGCACTCGCGATGGCAGCGGCCGAGGTTGCGGGCATCGGCTCGTCGATCGGCGCTGCAAACCACGCGGCATTCGGGCCTACCGCAACGATATTGGCGGCCGCCGGCGATGAGGTGTCGGCAGCCGTCGCCTCGCTGTTTTCGAACCATGCCCGGCAGTATCACGCGTTCAGTACGCAGGCTGCGGCGTTTCACGCCGAGTTCGTGCGGGCATTGAGTGCTGCCGGCGCGGCGTATTCGGCAGCCGAGGCAGTTAATGCAAATCCATTGCAGGCGTTGATAGATCAGGTACTAGCGGTGATCAACACGCCCACCAATGTGGTGCTCGGCCGCCCCCTGATCGGCGACGGCACCAACGGTGCACCGGGTACGGGGCGAGCCGGTGGGGCGGGTGGAATTCTGTGGGGCAACGGCGGCACCGGAGGGTCGGGGGCGCCCGGTCAGGCGGGAGGACCCGGCGGTAACGCCGGGTTGCTCGGCACCGGTGGAACGGGCGGAATCGGCGGCGTCGGCGGGGGGGCTGGCGGCACTGGTGGTGCCGGCGGCTGGTTGTGGGGCAATGGCGGCACCGGCGGCAGCGGTGGCATCGGCCTGGCCGGCGGAACCGGAGGAACCGGCGGAACCGGTGGCAGCGCATTGCTTTTCGGCAACGGCGGCATCGGTGGTTTCGGTGGCGGCGGCGCGGCCGGCGAGGTCGGATCTACCGGCACCCCGGGTACCGCGACATCCGCGGGCGGTACCGGTGGTCTGGGCGGCAATGGCGGTGTTGGCGGTAACGGCGGCGCTGGCGGTAACGGTGGTGCGCTGTTCGGGACCGGCGGGGCCGGTGGTCAAGGGGGTCACGGCGGTGTTGGAGGGGCCGGGGGTACCGGTGGCGCCGGCTGGGATGCGAGCGGCGCCGGCGGCGGAGTGAACGGCGGTACCGGGGGCGACAGCGGCCCGGCCGGACACGGTGGCAACGGTGGCATCGGTGGCGGGGGCGGACGCGGTTCGGCGCTCTTCGGCGTCGCCGGGCTCACCGGCAATGGTGGCGACGGGGGTGCCGGCGGCAATGCGGGGGCACCGGGTAACGGCGGTGCCGGCGGCAATGGCGATGCCGTCAATCCCAGCGGCGGCATGGGCGGCACCGGCGGTAACCCGGGTGGCGTGGGCACCGGCGGAATCGGCGGCGCGGGGCTTACTTCGGGGGCCACGGCTGCCGACGGCGTCATCGTTCCGGATAACGGCGGCACCGGCGGGGCGGGCGGAAACGGTTGGACCGCAACCGGTCTCGGCAACGGTGGCGACGGCGGATTCGGGGGCAAGGGCGGCCAGTACGGCAGCGGCGGTGCTGGCGGGGCCGGCGGCAATGCCGGGGCCGGTGGCGGGAGCGGCGGGCGTGGCGGCAACGGCGGCGACGCCGGTGTCATGGCGGGCAATGGCGGCACAGGTGGTGACGGTGGGGCCGGCGCCGGCAGTGGCGACGGTGGTGCCGGTGGCTGGGGAGGCGACGCTCAGAACATCGGAACGGCAAGCGTCGCTGGCGGTTCCGGTGGTGCGGGAGGCGCTGGCGGCGCCACCGGCAACGGCGGGGACGGTGGGTTCGGCGGCGACGCGTATATCACTAACAACGATTCTGCGTCCACGGCTGTCGGCGGTGATGGCGGGGCCGGTGGTGATGGAGCGCACGGCGGGCGCGGCGGCGACGGTGGTGTGACCTATACCAGCGGAACCGGCAACCTCCATCCCGGCGACGGCGGCAGGGGTGGCATCGGCTACACAACCGGCGGCGGCGACGGGGGCAACGGCGGGGTGGCAGACGTGAACAACAGCGCGTCCACGGTCACGGTTATCGGCGGCACCGGTGGAGACGGCGGGCAGGGGATCGACAACGGCGGCTCGGGATCCGGTCGCGGTGGAACCGGTGGCACGGCCGCTATCGATGATCCCAATTCCCACGCGACGGCGATCGGCGGTTCTGGCGGTAAAGGTGGCGCCGCACTCGGCGGCATCGGCGGTCTCGGCGGAGCCGGTGGACTCGCATTCAATAACGGTCTCGGCACGGCCCATGGCGGCGCGGCCGGTGACGGCGGAGTAGGAACGACAGTCGGTGGATTCGGTGGCCGTGGGGGCCAAGCGATGAGCGGCGGAACGGGAAGCGTCACCGGCGGAATCGGTGGTCACGGTGGCAACGGCGGCGCCACGGGCGCCGGTGGGGTCGGTGGTGACGGCGGTGACGCGACCATCTTCAACGTCGACTCGACCGCGACAGCCACCTCCGGCGACGGCGGCGACGGCGGCGACGGGGCCCTTGGGGGTGGCGGCGGCAACGCGGGTTTCACCTACACCGCGGGAATAGGCGAGGTTGCTCCGGGACGCGGAGGTGACGGGGGCAACGGGAGTCTCGGCATCGGCGGGTCAGGCGGCTACGGCGGCAGCGTGACTGCGGATAACCCGGCGTACACGCATGACGTCATCGGCGGCAGCGGCGGCGACGGCGGTAAGGGTGTCAATAACTTCGGCTCAGCGCGCGGCGGGCACGGGGGGGATGTCTATATCAACGGCACTACCGCAACGGCCGCGGCCGTCGGTGGCACCGGCGGAATGGGCGGCACGGCCACCGGCGCCACGGGCATCGGGGGTACCGGCGGCGCCGGCGGTGATGCAACGCACCACGGAGTCGGCGAAACGTATGGTGGCACGGCCGGGTTCGGGGGCACTGGCGCCCTAGGCGGCACCGGCGGCCAAGGCGGTACCGCGCACAGCTTCCAGAGCGCAAAGGCCACCGGTGGTCACGGCGGGTCGGGCGGTGACAGCTTCGGGGCAGGTTTCACTGGCGGCAATGGCGGAAAGGGCGGCGACGCCTTCTCAGACGGTGTGGCCGCGGGCGGCATCGGCGGTGTGCCCGGTCTCGGCCCCGACGGCCCCGGTTTACCGGGCGCTGACGGCAGCACCGGGCCGGGATGA
- the htpG gene encoding molecular chaperone HtpG: MNAQVEQLEFQAEARQLLDLMVHSVYSNKDSFLRELISNASDALDKLRIEALRNKDLEVDTSDLHIELETDKGVRTLTIRDNGIGMTRAEVVDLIGTLAKSGTAELRKQLKEAKDAEASEELIGQFGIGFYSSFMVADKVELLTRKAGESEATKWESSGEGTYTIEAVKGAPQGTSVTLHLKPEDAEDELHDYTSEWKLKSLVKQYSDFIAWPIRMDVEKRTPATEEGGEETVTLETETLNSRKALWARPKDEVSDEEYKEFYKHIAHAWDDPLEVIAMKAEGTFEYQALLFLPSQAPFDLFNQDAKVGVQLYVKRVFIMADCEELMPVYLRFVKGVVDAQDLSLNVSREILQKDRQINAIRRRLTKKVLSTIKEIQSERPDDYRTFWAQFGKVLKEGLMSDFDNQEALLAVSSFASTHSAEEPTTLAEYVERMKEGQTQIFYATGASRQLLEKSPHLEAFKAKGYEVLLLTDPVDEVWVGAVNEFDGKQLQSVAKGEVDLDSDEETSAAEREEQQKDFADLLSWLKETLDEHVKEVRLSTRLTDSPACLITDAFGMTPALARLYQASGQDVPIGKRTLELNPNHPLVTGLRQAHADRPDDISVAETAELLYGTALLAEGGALEDPARFAELLADRLTRTV, from the coding sequence ATGAACGCGCAGGTCGAGCAACTGGAATTCCAGGCAGAGGCCCGGCAACTGCTGGATTTGATGGTCCATTCGGTCTACTCCAACAAGGACTCGTTCCTGCGGGAGCTGATCTCCAATGCCTCGGACGCGCTGGACAAGCTGCGGATCGAAGCACTCCGCAACAAAGACCTCGAGGTGGATACCTCCGATCTGCACATCGAACTCGAGACGGACAAAGGGGTGAGAACCCTCACGATCCGTGACAACGGCATCGGCATGACCCGGGCCGAGGTGGTGGATCTGATTGGGACGCTGGCCAAGTCGGGCACCGCCGAGTTGCGCAAACAACTGAAAGAGGCGAAAGACGCGGAGGCGTCCGAGGAGTTGATCGGCCAGTTCGGCATCGGTTTCTATTCGTCGTTCATGGTGGCCGACAAGGTCGAGCTGCTGACCCGCAAGGCCGGTGAGAGCGAAGCCACCAAGTGGGAATCCAGCGGCGAGGGCACCTACACCATCGAAGCTGTCAAGGGCGCCCCGCAGGGCACCTCGGTCACCTTGCATCTCAAGCCCGAGGACGCCGAGGACGAGCTGCACGACTACACCTCGGAGTGGAAGCTCAAGAGTCTGGTCAAGCAGTATTCCGACTTTATCGCCTGGCCGATCCGCATGGACGTGGAAAAGCGGACTCCGGCGACCGAGGAGGGCGGCGAAGAGACCGTCACGCTCGAGACCGAAACCCTCAACTCGCGTAAGGCCCTGTGGGCCAGGCCCAAAGACGAGGTCTCCGACGAGGAGTACAAGGAGTTCTACAAGCACATCGCGCACGCCTGGGACGACCCGCTCGAGGTCATTGCGATGAAGGCGGAGGGGACTTTCGAATACCAGGCGTTGCTGTTCCTCCCGTCGCAGGCGCCCTTCGACCTGTTCAACCAGGACGCCAAGGTCGGGGTGCAGCTCTACGTCAAGCGCGTGTTCATCATGGCCGACTGCGAAGAGCTGATGCCGGTGTACCTGCGCTTCGTCAAGGGTGTCGTCGACGCACAAGACTTGTCACTCAACGTGTCTCGCGAGATCCTGCAGAAGGACCGGCAGATCAACGCGATTCGGCGCCGGCTGACCAAGAAGGTGCTGTCGACGATCAAGGAGATCCAGTCGGAGCGGCCCGATGACTACCGCACCTTCTGGGCGCAGTTCGGCAAGGTCCTCAAGGAGGGCCTGATGTCGGACTTCGACAACCAGGAAGCCCTGCTGGCCGTGTCTTCGTTCGCCTCGACGCACAGCGCGGAGGAACCGACCACGCTGGCCGAGTACGTCGAGCGAATGAAGGAAGGCCAGACGCAGATCTTCTATGCCACCGGCGCGTCGCGGCAGCTGCTGGAAAAGTCGCCGCACCTGGAGGCATTCAAGGCCAAGGGGTATGAGGTGTTGCTGCTGACCGACCCCGTTGACGAGGTCTGGGTGGGCGCGGTCAACGAGTTCGACGGCAAGCAGCTGCAGTCGGTGGCCAAGGGCGAAGTCGACCTCGATTCCGACGAGGAGACCTCGGCCGCCGAGCGTGAGGAGCAGCAGAAGGACTTCGCCGACCTGCTGAGCTGGCTCAAGGAGACGTTGGACGAACACGTCAAGGAAGTGCGGTTGTCCACCCGCCTGACCGACTCGCCGGCCTGCCTGATCACCGACGCCTTCGGCATGACGCCGGCCCTGGCCCGTCTGTACCAGGCCTCCGGTCAGGATGTTCCGATCGGTAAGCGGACCCTGGAACTCAATCCGAACCACCCGCTGGTCACTGGGCTGCGCCAGGCTCACGCCGACCGCCCGGACGACATCTCGGTGGCTGAAACTGCCGAATTACTCTACGGCACAGCGCTTCTCGCTGAGGGCGGGGCATTGGAGGACCCGGCGCGATTTGCCGAGCTGTTGGCTGATCGGTTGACGCGTACCGTGTAG
- a CDS encoding PE family protein: MPFVIAAPEMVTTAAANLAGLGTTIQAANAIAAAPTSTVLAAGADEVSTALAAVFGAHARAYQAVSTEAATFHERFVQALNTAGSSYASAEVANAQQAVLDAINAPSQAILGRPLIGDGANATAPGGNGGPGGLLYGNGGNGAAGGAGQAGGNGGAAGLIGRGGNGGRGGPGMSGGSGGHGGLLWGNGGSGGAGGSAVTPTGNGGNGGAGGSAGFLGDGGTGGYGGSGAQGSLNVTAGAGGSGGAGGSSGVFGNGGAGGQGGQGGAATSFPGSTAGNGGAGGAGGSAELFGAGGAGGQGGHGGNGGLTTSDNGGDGGAGGAGGMGGVWGGGGAGGGGGQAGFGLASNGDGGRGGAGGAARLVGDGGAGGVGAGAIASGIAGVGGDGGTSGRLFGNGGNGGDAGATNGFGTGAVGGNGGNAIFIGNGGNGGSGTGGKAGGAGGTAGPFGHSGAGGAA; the protein is encoded by the coding sequence ATGCCGTTCGTAATCGCGGCTCCCGAGATGGTGACTACGGCTGCGGCAAACCTGGCCGGCCTCGGCACGACGATCCAGGCAGCCAACGCGATCGCAGCCGCCCCGACGTCGACCGTGCTGGCCGCCGGCGCCGACGAAGTGTCGACGGCACTCGCGGCCGTGTTCGGGGCCCACGCGCGGGCGTATCAGGCCGTCAGCACGGAGGCGGCCACGTTCCATGAGCGGTTTGTGCAGGCGCTGAACACTGCCGGCAGCTCATACGCCAGCGCCGAAGTCGCTAATGCTCAGCAGGCCGTATTGGACGCGATCAACGCTCCCAGCCAGGCTATTCTCGGGCGCCCGCTGATCGGCGACGGCGCCAACGCGACAGCGCCGGGCGGCAACGGCGGACCCGGCGGTCTGCTGTACGGCAATGGCGGCAATGGCGCGGCAGGCGGTGCCGGTCAGGCCGGTGGCAACGGTGGTGCTGCCGGCCTGATCGGCAGGGGCGGCAACGGCGGCCGTGGCGGTCCCGGTATGTCCGGGGGGTCAGGCGGTCACGGTGGTCTGCTCTGGGGTAACGGCGGCAGCGGCGGGGCCGGAGGAAGTGCCGTCACGCCCACCGGCAATGGCGGCAATGGTGGCGCCGGCGGCTCTGCCGGCTTCCTCGGCGACGGCGGGACCGGCGGCTACGGCGGTAGCGGCGCCCAGGGCTCGCTGAACGTAACCGCTGGGGCCGGCGGCAGTGGCGGTGCCGGCGGAAGCAGCGGAGTGTTCGGCAATGGCGGAGCCGGCGGGCAAGGCGGCCAGGGTGGGGCGGCCACCTCCTTTCCCGGGAGCACCGCGGGCAACGGTGGAGCCGGGGGCGCCGGAGGTAGCGCCGAGTTGTTCGGCGCCGGCGGCGCCGGCGGTCAAGGCGGCCACGGTGGGAACGGCGGCCTCACCACTTCGGACAACGGAGGCGACGGCGGCGCCGGCGGCGCCGGTGGAATGGGCGGAGTGTGGGGCGGCGGAGGTGCCGGCGGGGGCGGCGGGCAGGCCGGTTTCGGATTGGCCAGCAATGGAGACGGCGGCAGAGGTGGCGCCGGCGGCGCAGCCCGGCTGGTCGGTGACGGCGGCGCCGGTGGCGTCGGCGCCGGCGCGATCGCTTCGGGCATCGCAGGGGTGGGCGGCGACGGCGGCACCAGTGGCCGACTTTTCGGCAACGGCGGAAACGGCGGTGACGCCGGTGCGACCAACGGCTTCGGCACGGGTGCCGTCGGCGGTAACGGTGGCAACGCGATATTCATCGGCAACGGCGGCAACGGCGGGAGCGGCACAGGAGGCAAGGCCGGTGGGGCGGGAGGAACGGCCGGGCCATTCGGTCACAGTGGGGCGGGCGGAGCCGCCTGA
- a CDS encoding aldo/keto reductase, whose translation MKYVEVNGVGQVSRIGLGTWQFGSREWGYGDNYASGAARDIVQRARALGVTLFDTAEVYGLGKSERILGEALGDERTEVAVASKIFPVAPFPSVIKQRERASARRLQLDRIPLYQVHQPNPVVPDTVIMPGMRDLLDEGKIGAAGVSNYSLSRWQQADAALGRPVISNQVHFSLAHPRALDHMVPFAERENRIVIAYSPLAQGLLGGKYGVDNRPGGVRAVNPLFGTENLRRIEPLLQTLRDVAADVGAQPAQVALAWLISLPGVVAIPGASSVEQLEFNVAAAEVELPTESRDALTTAARAFKPVSTGRFLTDLVREKLGR comes from the coding sequence ATGAAATACGTTGAGGTCAACGGAGTTGGACAGGTCAGTCGGATCGGGCTAGGCACGTGGCAGTTCGGTTCGCGCGAGTGGGGTTACGGAGACAACTACGCCTCCGGGGCCGCACGCGACATCGTGCAGCGCGCCCGCGCCCTCGGCGTTACCCTGTTCGACACCGCCGAGGTGTACGGCCTGGGCAAGAGCGAACGAATCCTGGGCGAGGCGCTGGGTGATGAGCGCACCGAGGTCGCGGTCGCCAGCAAGATCTTCCCGGTGGCCCCGTTTCCCTCGGTCATCAAGCAGCGCGAACGTGCCAGCGCTCGGCGGCTGCAGCTGGACCGCATTCCGCTGTACCAGGTTCATCAGCCCAATCCGGTCGTCCCGGACACGGTGATCATGCCTGGCATGCGTGACCTGCTCGACGAGGGCAAGATCGGCGCCGCCGGCGTCTCGAACTATTCGTTGAGCCGGTGGCAACAGGCGGATGCCGCGCTCGGTCGCCCGGTCATCAGCAACCAGGTGCACTTCTCGCTGGCGCACCCGCGCGCTCTGGACCACATGGTTCCCTTTGCCGAACGCGAGAACCGCATCGTCATCGCCTACAGCCCGTTGGCACAGGGACTGCTGGGCGGCAAGTACGGCGTCGACAACCGCCCGGGCGGCGTTCGCGCGGTCAACCCGCTGTTCGGCACCGAGAACCTGCGCCGCATCGAACCGCTACTGCAAACGCTGCGGGATGTTGCCGCCGACGTCGGCGCCCAGCCCGCGCAGGTGGCGCTGGCCTGGCTGATCAGCCTGCCGGGTGTCGTCGCCATCCCCGGCGCGTCCAGCGTGGAGCAACTGGAGTTCAACGTGGCCGCCGCCGAGGTGGAGTTGCCCACCGAGTCGCGTGACGCGCTCACCACGGCCGCACGCGCGTTCAAGCCGGTGTCCACCGGACGCTTCCTCACCGACCTGGTTCGCGAGAAGCTGGGCCGCTGA